AACGGGAAGGATTCTCAAAACAGGTTATATCAAATAAAAGAGGCTAAACCTGAAATTAAAGAAGACGGTACTGCAGATCACTATGACCTTAACCTGATAAACATGGTGTCTGAAGGCGAATGGCTCGGCGAAAAAATTCATGCAGGTTCGGGAAAAGAAGGGAAAACAGTATATGGTAATCCTATAAAACCCATGCCCGGAAAAGACTATCCGATTTTTTTTGATCGCAAAACAGTAAGAGCCGTAGAAGAAGAAGGTAAAACAACTCTATACGCCATGAGGAAGGGTGCTGTTTATTTCGCAGGCGACAGTATAGGCGTATCCAATCATTTGGAAATAGGCGATAATGTAGGGGTTAAAACCGGAAACGTTGATTTTGACGGCTACTTAACCGTCAAGGGTACAATTGAGGACAACTACACAGTCACTACTACAAAGGATATAGAAGTACTTGGTGAATATGGTGTTGGTAGTTGTAAAGAAATTAACAGCAGCGAAGGAAGCATTTACATAAGAGGCGGTATAGCAGGTAAGGGTAAGACTGTTATAAAATGTAAAAAAAATCTATACCTCAAGTTTGTTGCTGATGCGGAAATAATCTGTGATGGAAGTGTACATGTAGGATTTTACTGCCTGAACAGCAATATTATTGCTAAGGAAGTAATACTGGAATCACTAAAAGGTCAGATTATCGGAGGAAATATAACTGCAGATATTAGAGTACTTGCAGCTACATATGGTACTCCTAGTGAGAAGAGAACCAATATATGTGTAAAAGGATTTGACAGGGTTTCACTTAAAGATTCCCTTGATAATCTCACACAGGAAATAGAGCAGCTTAAAACCTCAATGAACCAGTATAAGCAGCAAATATCTATTTTTAACATATCTGATGCAGGAAAATCAAGAAAAAATGAGTTTGAGAAGCTTAATGAAATTTACAACAATATAAGAGCGGAGTTGCAGGCAAAGGAGGAAGCCAGAAAGAATATCGCAGGGTATCTGAAAGTCAAAGGAGAAGGAGAAATCACAATTCTTAAAAAGGCATTTCCGAACACCTTTTTTGAAATAAAGCGTATCCAGAAGGAAATTCAAAAACCGGTACTTAGAACAAGCTTTTACTATAGCGAAGGTACAATAAAAGAACTATAAAAAGTAATCAATGCAGCAAAGTTTAATTGTTGGGGAGGGTAAGGTATATGAAATACCAGTCAATACTACAAAGGCTTGAAGATGAGAAGAAAAATGAAATATTATCAGCAAAACTATATAGATATACCGGGCTAATGCAAGCAATAGAATACTTTTCACAAAAACTTGTGTTTGATCAGATAATTGAAGCTGCTTTTGATTTTATAAATGAATTATTACTTGTAAACAATTCTATAGTATATGTTCTTGAAGACAGCAGATACACTGCAAAGAAGGTTAAGGGCTTTAAGGATTATGTAAGAGAAATAGAGAATACAAGTAAACTTGAAAACCTTGCTACTTTTTATGGAAACATCCTTTATGAAAAAGATAAAATAGTCAGGTTTTTTGACTTGGAAATGGTCTCGGACATGGGTATAAACGCCATAGTTCCGTTAATTATAGAAGGAAAGCTTTATGGATTTATAATGATTAACGGTAAAGATTTTGCAGACGATGACTATATAATATCAGAATCTCTGATGCGTCTTATAAATACTGCTCTTGAAAACTACAGCAGGTATGAGGATTTGGCTAAAGTAAATAAGGAGCTTGACGAAAAGATATTCAACCTTTTCGCAATAAACCAATCGTCCAAGGTACTGTTAAGCGAATTACGTATTAATGCACTGTATGACTTATCAGTTGAATTATTCTCCGAATTAACAAGGAGTACTGTGACAGGCTTTGTTTTATATGATGAAAGAAGCGGAAGATATGTCTTAAAGGGATTTAAAGATGTATTTTACAACATTAAGGATGCTTTTGTGAGTCTTTGCCTTAATAAAAATTATAAAATTGACTCCAACAAGGTTATTATAGATTTACAAAACCCGGATGACAGCAAGTATTTTTCCAATCTGTTTGAAGGTTCTGACAATCAGGTGAAAAGGCTTGAGGCCAAGTATATTGTTATAATTATAAAAGAAAGTCAGATTCTTGGCTTTGTAACATTAAGTGATACCGTTACAGGTGACGAATATAGCAGCGGTATATTCGAACTTATAGAAAGCCTTGCATCCTCAATGTATATTGCACTAAGCAATGCTAACTTATTTAAGCAGGTAAACGAACAGAAACAAATTATCCAAAGAAAATTGGATAAACTTATATCTTTGAATAAACTAATAAAAAATATCAGCAGTTCATTAAAGATAGACACTCTTATGGAGGTTGCAGCCAAGACACTTGAGATTTCTTTTAATTTGCAAAAGGGGTTGCTTTGTCTGTATGATAAGGAATCCAATGAGTTTAGTATCTCAGAATCAATTGGGTTAGAAGAAAATTTAGACAAAAGCATAATCCCAAATGACAATTGGAGGCGTGTTTTTGAGGGCGACTGTGTTTATGAAATCGGGCAGGATAAAGTATCCGGATATATAGGATTTGAGGCAGCTCAAAAGGTTGGAGAGGCTCAGGGAATACTAATCGTACCTATATATATTGATATTTTGGAAGTTGAGCTTTCAGGAGCCATAATTATTTTCAAGTATGATGGTTTGCGATTGGATAATGAAGAAAACCTGATAACTCTTGAAACAATTGCGGGACATATTGCACCGGTATTAAATAATTTATCGGTAATTCAGCTGCAGCAGAGGTTTATGCTACCAAATTATGTGGAGATTTTCAAGAAGGAATTAAAGGATGAAGTCAAGGCTGCCATGGATTATAATATAAACTTATCTGTTATACAGGTTGAGGATAAAAGAGATTTTATTTTCAAGGGTACCAGTATTATTGACAGCATAAAGGAGAACTTCAGAAAGGTATATCCTTTCTCATACAATAATGTGTTTATTATTGAGAATGAAGATGAAAATATTGAAGACCGTATAAGAAAATGTACGGGATTTTCTGATTTAAAGATAAGAAAAATGGTTCTGGGTAAGGATTTTAAGAATTTTGCAAGCTTCTTTGACCTTTTCAGATAAGGTGGTGCCGGTTGTGGAATTGCTTTTAGGGACGGATATTATAGAGGTTGACAGGGTAAAGAAAGCAATTGAGAACGGAGGCGTAAAGTTTTCGGAAAAAGTATTTACCCGGGATGAAATCGAATACTGCGAGAGTAGAAAGGCTGCAAAATTTCAAAGCTATGCTGCCAGATTTGCAGCAAAAGAGGCTGTTTCAAAGGCTTTTGGAACAGGTATTGGTAAGATTGCAGCCTTTAATGAAATTGAAATTATAAAAGATTCTCTTGGAAAACCTAACGTAAGGCTTACTGGCAAGGCAAAGGCTTTTTATGATTCCTTGGGTGCTGTAGGAATATCAATAAGTCTGTCACATTGCAGGGAATATGCTGTAGCGTATGTTACAATTCCGCTTATTAGCAACGGGAACAATGGCATTTAAACGTAAATAATGACATATGGAGGTTTTGTGTGAAACAGGTCTCGTTTATACATACTGCGGATATACATCTTGATACGCCTTTTTCATCACTGGGAGATAAGGAAAAAGCGGATATCAGGAGACGGGAATTGGAAAGCTGTCTTGAAAACATAATTGATAGAGTTAGAATTCAAAATATAAATTTACTAATAATCAGTGGTGACTTTTTTGAGGAAAGCTGTGTACGTGGTTCTACGATAATCGGGGTAAGAAACCTTTTTTCAGAGCTTTACGGAACAGAGGTTGTAATTATCCCGGGGAATCATGACCCATTGAAAGAAAACTCTTATTACAACACAATAAGTTGGAGTGAAAATGTACATATTCTTACGGATTCAGATCAGGTATTGTTCTTAGAAAAGTTCAATACCTGTATTTATAACATGGGGGCAGTTGGTCGGGTAGCAGAGGACTATTCAAGGATCAAGGAAAATAATATTTCAACAGACACATTTAATATATTGGTTTTTCATGGTACCGTTGATATGCCTTTTGAGGAAAGCAACTATAATGCCATAGGATCTAAGGATATTTTTAGTTTGGGCATGGATTATGTTGCCCTCGGACACATGCACAATTATATAAGGTATCAGAACGGGACAAGCATAATTATAAATCCGGGAAGTCCGGAACCAATGGGGTTTGACGAAGAGGGAGTTCACGGCTTTGTTCAGGGAAAGATTATGTTTACCAATGATAATAGCAAATTTGTTGAAGCAG
This region of Clostridium sp. BNL1100 genomic DNA includes:
- a CDS encoding FapA family protein yields the protein MSANITIYSSPYITITKRDDGYYIQSLKKGLSIDEFQKILNSHPEIKVTNFAVIKNALVLAPQDPKKFASAKERVSIEVSGDELRAYVTVNVGQQEILGTEIIKEVVLELNRRGVVYGIKKDVLLNLIVGKTVLIAEGELPQNGKDSQNRLYQIKEAKPEIKEDGTADHYDLNLINMVSEGEWLGEKIHAGSGKEGKTVYGNPIKPMPGKDYPIFFDRKTVRAVEEEGKTTLYAMRKGAVYFAGDSIGVSNHLEIGDNVGVKTGNVDFDGYLTVKGTIEDNYTVTTTKDIEVLGEYGVGSCKEINSSEGSIYIRGGIAGKGKTVIKCKKNLYLKFVADAEIICDGSVHVGFYCLNSNIIAKEVILESLKGQIIGGNITADIRVLAATYGTPSEKRTNICVKGFDRVSLKDSLDNLTQEIEQLKTSMNQYKQQISIFNISDAGKSRKNEFEKLNEIYNNIRAELQAKEEARKNIAGYLKVKGEGEITILKKAFPNTFFEIKRIQKEIQKPVLRTSFYYSEGTIKEL
- a CDS encoding GAF domain-containing protein, with product MKYQSILQRLEDEKKNEILSAKLYRYTGLMQAIEYFSQKLVFDQIIEAAFDFINELLLVNNSIVYVLEDSRYTAKKVKGFKDYVREIENTSKLENLATFYGNILYEKDKIVRFFDLEMVSDMGINAIVPLIIEGKLYGFIMINGKDFADDDYIISESLMRLINTALENYSRYEDLAKVNKELDEKIFNLFAINQSSKVLLSELRINALYDLSVELFSELTRSTVTGFVLYDERSGRYVLKGFKDVFYNIKDAFVSLCLNKNYKIDSNKVIIDLQNPDDSKYFSNLFEGSDNQVKRLEAKYIVIIIKESQILGFVTLSDTVTGDEYSSGIFELIESLASSMYIALSNANLFKQVNEQKQIIQRKLDKLISLNKLIKNISSSLKIDTLMEVAAKTLEISFNLQKGLLCLYDKESNEFSISESIGLEENLDKSIIPNDNWRRVFEGDCVYEIGQDKVSGYIGFEAAQKVGEAQGILIVPIYIDILEVELSGAIIIFKYDGLRLDNEENLITLETIAGHIAPVLNNLSVIQLQQRFMLPNYVEIFKKELKDEVKAAMDYNINLSVIQVEDKRDFIFKGTSIIDSIKENFRKVYPFSYNNVFIIENEDENIEDRIRKCTGFSDLKIRKMVLGKDFKNFASFFDLFR
- the acpS gene encoding holo-ACP synthase yields the protein MELLLGTDIIEVDRVKKAIENGGVKFSEKVFTRDEIEYCESRKAAKFQSYAARFAAKEAVSKAFGTGIGKIAAFNEIEIIKDSLGKPNVRLTGKAKAFYDSLGAVGISISLSHCREYAVAYVTIPLISNGNNGI
- a CDS encoding DNA repair exonuclease; its protein translation is MKQVSFIHTADIHLDTPFSSLGDKEKADIRRRELESCLENIIDRVRIQNINLLIISGDFFEESCVRGSTIIGVRNLFSELYGTEVVIIPGNHDPLKENSYYNTISWSENVHILTDSDQVLFLEKFNTCIYNMGAVGRVAEDYSRIKENNISTDTFNILVFHGTVDMPFEESNYNAIGSKDIFSLGMDYVALGHMHNYIRYQNGTSIIINPGSPEPMGFDEEGVHGFVQGKIMFTNDNSKFVEAAFVPYSSRNYYNIELDVTGCKSNEEIIQKLSMDDNIDFRNKDLYSLTLKGFIPKNFTPDIKYLMELIKNKCFYVRIKNETSIQFDYEQYLEDPGIKGEFVRMLMDMQENEDSQDRKEILYMAIQMGLQAMENSRVD